GTATCCTATGATTGGCTTATTGCAGCCATCTAATGCCTAATGATTTTTGAACAAGTAGcccaacattttcattttctatgggCCCCGCAAATGATGTAGCTGGTCCTGTCTCtccttcttcatctgtaaaacaagatcAAGAAAATGAGGCCATTCAAGTCATATCAATTTTGGTTCAATGAGTTTTTCCTGAATACGACACAGGAGGCTACTATTTCGATACGTAAATACCTTGGAACAATTTTGAAATCCATTCTTATTGCTTGATAAAGGTCCTACCTTCTGTAACTCACTCAGCCTTTTTCTTTAACCCATCTCCGTCAGTGGCCTCCTTCGTACTCGTCCTTCTGAGTCTACATTGTTCTGGATTATATTTACTCCTGTAGCATTGCAACCATTAACCTTTAAGTATGAAGGGATAGGCAAAGAGAAAgtcacttcttccttttttttttttttttttttaagtaatctctaccctcaacatggggctcgaattcatgaccccgagatcaagagtcccatgctctaccgaccgggtcatccaggcgccccaagaaagttATTTCTGATGATAAATTCTTATACAATTTTCTATAATGAAGGTattgagtaaaaagaaaaaaaagactttgaaagaATTTGATCTCCCAGGCGTTAACTCATAGATAATCACAATCTCGAATAGtgtggttcctttctctttctttcttcatgtcttcctgtcttccttccttcctctcttccttcattcAGCTGTTTTTAAAGGCACCTGCTCGCCATTTCCAAATTAAGTATAATTTCATAGATGACAATTCTCATATACAACCATTTCAGAAGGAAACAACTGCTgctccagttttatttttgaataatcattttgaaaataagtgaTGGACTATAGAGGACAAATCACAGCAAGCTGCCCAGAGAAGGGAACAGCATGTAAATCACTACTAATTTAAATTACCTTTCTATCTTCTCTACTCTAGGAAAATgccatctttattttaaaacatttatatctGAGCAGTTCAAGCTATTTCAAGATGTTATCTGTTTCAACACACATAAGGAAATGTGGTGGATAAATGTTCCGccattttacagagagacagaaagttgcACAAAGCTTAGATCTCTGAGTCAGGGCtctttgctgcatctcaaaatgtttaataaaaatgcacTATCAAGTAATGGACCGGAAcaatttgaaagtttttttatgttttctaaaatgtttagtCTTCAGACTTCATTACATGTTGAACAACCTATATGATATAAATCTTCTTGACAACTTTGTCTTGCCCCTAATAAGTAGAACATTTCTGCAGACCATGCTTTTGGGAGAATTTTGATAAAATTCTGGCATGGTTAGTATTCTGAGCCTCTCCTTGAGAGCTGGGTAGACAGAACATAAATACAACACAACATATGTCCATCGGTGCACAGTTGGCAAAGGTATCTATTTTGGTTCAAGTTTTCTGtcaattttgctttttgtttgcaATATAACATACTGGCAACGTGTAGTCTATAAAGAGAGTAAAGTAGTGTGGATATTTGGAATGTTAACTTTTGACAATTGTAGTTCAAATTAATATATCAAAGAAATTAATAATCTAATTGCCAGAATGAGTTAAAGCAGCTTCTGTAAGGGTCTGCCTTACTCTCAAATAATAAGGTAAGCAATGAGAAAATCTGGTTCATCTGAAAGAAAAATCAGGACTTACTGAGGCATGAGGCAAATCTTATGTATGAAATTTTGATGTGCTTGGAGAttcgtgcattcattcattcatttaaaaaattattgaacacCCAACATGTACTGAGTGCTGTTAAATTAACATAGACACAATATATTAGGTAAGATTAGGTTCACTTGAGAGTaacagaagcccccccccccaaatagtATTAGCTTAATCAAGCCAGAATTTGATTTCTCCTTCGCTTGTAAGTTCAGAGCAGTTATGTTGGCTTTGTTGCCTATAATCCTTAGGGACCCAGGCTACATCCAGGTGTCTGCTCTGGTATCCCTAGGTGTCCTTTGTCTTCTTCACCCAACAAAGAGCTACAGCGGTCTCATACACATTCCAAGCAGaaggctggggaagagggaaaaatgcAGGACCAAGTATTTGCAAACCACCATTTAAGGAGATTTCCCATAATCTGCCATACATTTCTTTGTCTATATCCCACTTACCAAAACCCAAACCGAGGGTTCACATCTAGGTAAAAATGTGCCTGAGAACTACATCTTTATTTCAAGCATCCAAACATCCAGCAAAAAAatcagtgggaggaggggagggttgGAATCAAATAGAGAAGAAGAAATGTTGGGATAAACAATTAATTTCTGCCACGCATGGCCCTGGACCCCATGTATCTAAGACCTTACCAGAgctgtgggagggaggaagaaaggcagaatCAGCTTACAGTGTAATTCACCAATTTCAAGAAGTCCTTGTGGAGATGATGTTAATTAACAACAGTAACTCAGGTACCACTTTCTCCTGGAAGGCCTCCTTGACCACCTCTCCTAGTGGTTGCACGATAGATGCCCTTTTTACAAGCTTTTATCTTCCATCTTGTGCAGTATCTATCACACTATTTATTACTGATGTAATATTTCTGaacttctcttttccccattccCTTATACCCCAACTTGAAGGCCAAAACCTGAATTTGTATCTTTTTGTGTCCCCACTGTTCCTCACCTAGTATATGATATATACTAGAGTCATGAGAAGTGTCTAGTGCTTAaactggatgaataaataaactgcagATGAAAGGATCTCTAATGAAATGTAATAAAGATTAGTTACCATAGAATGCATTAtagtataaaaggaaaaatttctcCAGCTATCAAAATATTTAGCACCAAATTTTTTGCTTATGAACACAAGCGattcttttttttcatcaataATTAGAATAGCATCTGATTTTCTGAGCATGTTTAATATTGCCGACAAACAGAATTAATTGCATTTGCCAATGATGAATgttatgacaattataaaaatCTGCAAATTACCCTTTTatcaaaattaccaaaaaaatcctttaaaaatggtCTAGTAAAAACCATAAATAGATAATTCTATCTCCTCtagaaaaatggtaaaatttgGGCGCAGAATGACGCAATTGGAAATAGAGTAACACACATGATTCTAACCAATGCCGTTTCCCAGGTTCAGATCTTCACATGGTTGTAGCAGGGTAGACCGCCAGTGGACAACTAGGCTTTCATCACAATGTGTTCCAGCTCAggctctcttcttccctctgttaCCCAGATGCGACCATCcgaaaagagagaaatttaagcagctatgatttatttttttagcccTTCTCATTGTAAACCTATTAATATCCTACtgtaattattcataatatttttttaaattttcgtAGGTCAAACATGCATGTTCTTCAGATCGGATATCCAACTGATGAGACACCTCTGAATTTATAACTGcttgattttaagaaaaatgtatccAAAACAGAAAGGCTTTGTTAAAAAGCCTCTAGTATTTCCCCTAGCACTGTACGCTGTTATTTTATGACCCATTCAATTACTAAGCATTTGTTGAATACTAACTATATATAAGGCAGTGCCTATGATCGTACAAAAACCTGCATTCACATTACATTTTCCTTAATTTGAGCTATGCGATATATTACAATTAATTACAGGCACTCCAGTTTAGATTACTGTTTATCTAACTCTACATGTAACTGAAATAAACAATTGGAAACTGAGGAATTTGAAACTGAGAGAAAGTGGTTGGAAAAAATGGACATATACTCGTGTGTGTACATGATTTTCTATAAAAAGATATGAATCATCAGGTGGGGAAAAAAGTTTTTGCTTTGAACAAATAGGGacttaaaacattaaagaaaaattgtgtATTCGGGTAGTACTGGTGCATTGTGTGGAATACCAACAGTGAGGGAGGAAAGGATTCCCCCcatcctttcatttatttcttggaCTTAGGACTTGAGATCTGATAACCTTTATCACTTACAGCCATACACATAATTGTGATTATGGTATAAGCCTatgtgattttttccccagttCACCTAGCTACagtatttgattttataaatacagtGTATTATTGTTATCAATATTTTTCTAGGAAGAATTCACTCAAAAGATGGCTCCATAGATCCCTTTACCAAATTAAATATAATGCTGAATTCTTCCTGTCCTTCAAAATCTTACTCAGTATAAGTCTTAGTATTCTTTAACGCAGGTAGACAGCTCTATAGAAAGTGGCTATTTTCATATACTGCTATGCTGCTCTTGGGCCCATGTcatgtttttcctcttctatatGGGATAGTCTATAAAAAGCTGAAGAGAATGTTAAATCTAAGAAAGGATAGAAACATGACTCACTGGCAAGTTGCTGCAgtacaaacagaaataaatatcaaatatggAGTGAAATATAGGGCACTATGTAAATGTCAGTACTATTATTCATTCatgtaaataacatttattgaaagtgAGGTgctaaagataaataaataaaatgcgcTTACTTATGGAGttttgggaagagaaagagatgcAGATTACAATAACAATTCAGTAGAGAAGATATGGGGGCATGTATGGTGGAAGGAGTAGCCAGACTGCCCCAAAGGAATAAGGGATGGTTTCTTAATGGAAATAACTTATGAGCTAAGAATTTAAACACAAGTGGTAGTTTGTTAGATAAACAGAGAAGAGGGCATTCTAGGGTGAGAGAGTAGCATGTACAGAGACTTGAGAGAGCCTGGTTTGTTCAGAGAACAGTAGGCCATTCCATACGGCTAACATGTAGGTGGGCAGGGCTCAGATCAAGAAGGGCCTTCAATGCCGGGCAACAGGCTCTGCATTTTATCCTCTAAGTTTTTTGAGCCATGAGAGGATTTCATGCAAGAAAGGAAcataatcagatttgcatttttaaaaagatcattctggtAGCAGTGGTGAATGCTTATATCCGGATATGGGAAATGTGGAAGAGAGACTACAACTTTGTGATATATTTAATGCACAATTAATAGAATTTATTAACCAACTGGTTGTGGGAGGATGATTCAGAAGTTTCTGATGTGGCTATTTGTTTGGATGCTGGTACCATTTACTCGGAGGGACTACATTGGGATGGTGCCTATTTGGAGAAAAAGTGACTTGTTTTGGAATGTTGAGTTTGACATACTTGAGGAACATCCagaaagaatattccagaaggAACATGTCTACAAAGAAATTTGGTATATGTTCTAGAACTCAGGAGAGAGATCTAGGCTGGAAACATAGATTTAGGAATTATTATCATACTGGGCATTGTTCTCAGAAATTACCATATATACGAATCTCGAAAGTGTTTGTTACATGTGGATTCCTTGGTCTTATCCTCAGAGGTTTTGGTTGAATGGGTCTGGAGAGAGGCTCAGTAATCAATAATTAAATATAAGCTTCTCTGGTGACCATGCTACAAATGATCTATAGTAAGAGTAGGAGAACCTCAAGGAAGTGGTGTCATGAAAGCCAAAAGTGGGACGTCTCAAAGGAGTAGAAGTAGTGACATGTGAATACAGCAGGGAAGTCCATAAAGCTTGGAACTGAAGCATCCATCAGACTTGGCAGCTTGCCAGGGGACACTGGTGACCCAGAAGAGTAGGTGCAGTGAGGTGGTGAGAGCAGACACCAACTGCAGTAGGTGGGGGAGTGACTGGGGTAAGAAAGAGGACACAATGAATGAAGCTTGGCTAGAACAGGAATACTTTGTGGATAGAATTTGAAATCTACTCTCCGAAAGACCTGGTTCAAACCCTAAGTCCACCACTTAATGGCTGTCTTATATAATATCTTCACAGAacccatttatttgtttataatgtGTTAATAATGTCAATGTTAGAGAGCCATTTGTACATATTAAATACGATATTACATGTAAAAGAACTTTGTAAATTGCTCTTCCAAACTTCTCTATTAACAAACTATCTGATTGGgtctcctgggtgactcagtcgttaagcgtctgccttaggctcagggcgtgatcccagcgttctgggatcgagccccacatcgggctccctcctccgctgggagcctgcttcttcctttcccactccccctgcttgtgttccctctctcactggctgtttctctctgtcaaataaataaataaaatctttaaaaaaaaacaacaactatctGATCGGCAGAAAATCCCAAGCAGTTCTATATAGCAGGTGTCCTACTCGGGTCTGTGTGCTATGACAAAACATCCCCAACTTCAGCTATTGGAGTGCTCACCCCCaacaaatttttctaatttttaaaatttttttaaaaattcaattaattaacatttaatgtgttatcagtttcagaggtagaggtcagtcattcatcagtctttttttttttttttaaagattttatttatttattcgacagagatagagacagccagcgagagagggaacacaagcagggggagtgggagaggaagaagcaggctcccagcagagaagcctgatgtggggctcgatcccataatgccgggatcacgccctgagccgaaggcagatgcctaaccgctgtgccacccaggcgcccccatcagtcttatataatacccagtaaaGCGGAAGACtttagagggaaaaagaatcaCAAGTAATGCTCTTAAATAGACCAATGCtcttactttacagatgaggattcAGAGGTCTGAGAGGAGTGGAGTTTAAATGATTTGCTTAAACTCATACAGCTAATTAATGGCAAAGCCAAGCATAAAATTCAGCCAGACTGTTGACTCACTCtacactgccccctgcccctgcattATAACATACTTCCTTTCTTAATTCTCCGCCGTGTGAATTTTAGTCTTTCTCTTTTACAGCAAAGAGAGAAGTCGATGATTAAAGCTTTGCTGACTGGGGTAGAGGAAGAGGTGTTTAATTTGAACAAGTCCAGGGGTGCagatgtaagctccttgaagacatTTTTGAGCTCCCTTTCAAACTTCTTTCCAAGCCTCCAGGCAGATGCCAACTGAGTCTAGAACCCCAGGTGCAGCGGAGGGATtggccagcagcagcagggtAACGAGTACTGCACATATGTCCCTCAGTTATCCCTGTTCATAACTGAAGAGCTCTCCAAAACATCAACAGTAAAAGACGGTAGATGGAGATAGGTCTTGAGTGCTTCACAGGACACCCTTTGGAAAACAATGGTTACGGAAGGTTTATTTCTATGACAAGGATAGAGATGCTCCTTCCACAATGTACCTAAATATTTACATCTCCATCTCCCTTTCTAAGCTGCCCAAAGCGGGCCAAGTCTTTTAATCGTTATGACCAAGCAGAATGGCAGCTGCACCATATATAGCAGGGAGCCTGTATatggttgttgaatgaatgagtgaaataaTTTTATCCATAACTCTCTTATCAATTTATgccttaacagaaaaaaaaatctctggggtgccttagtggctcagtcagttaagtgtcccaatTGATTTTgactcaaatcatgatctcagggctgtgggatcgagccctgtgcctGGCTCCGCATTGGCcatagagtctgcttaggattctttctctccctctccctctgcctctcccttgctttctctttttctcaaaattaattaactaattaattaattaaaatttttgaagaaaaaattcttaataaagcaagttccaaatattatttttcttccctgtcttaGATCTTCAATTGCCATCCTTTCTGCCTAGATTTCCACTAAGCTAATTGGATCCTCTATTTTGCCCTTCCTTATAACTTTTTGTGATCTAGAACACTCTACAGATGACTCGTTAAAGGAACTGTttgcaatatttttaatttcgtgaactaaaatgtaacaaaatagaTAAGGTTATGCAAATATATTTGGAGAGACAACCTAATCAAAGTCACAAAACTTTGTTGGCAGATTTTAATAAACACTAATATGTATGAAAGATATTTCTTGATAGTAAgagaatttttctctctctcaagagtCTCTACTTTCCAGAGTTCAtgcttttttcattctcttttattaaaaagggggggaaattGGTTTGCTGTTTTCCTAGATGTCACCTTGTTCTTCTTCCTTTcacatattttaagaaactttCATTTGAGTTCTTCTTATCACcatgtgtatttttctgtttgaaCTGGAAGCTCTTTAGGACAAAGATTGTCCTCTACATATCAATGGAGTGATGTTTATTTTTAGTGCTCAGTACTTTggaaacctcttttttttttcagagaaggtGCAATAGTCATAGTATAATACTCCTCAAAAAGATAGATCATGACATGACAAATTAAATAGTCTCATAGTatagaaatatggaaaaaatgcaataaaaagcaGAGGTTAAATATGAGGTTAGGTCTGAGTCAGTTACTGAAGAGGTACGGGGTGATAAAAAGGGGTTATGTTATTGGGAAATCACTCCTTTGGAAGGTGGAGAcactgggaagaaaataaaattcaatcacCATTTGAGTACTGAGTCAAGGTTAGGAAGGATTCAGTGATGGGGAAGACATGACTCCCAGCCTCCTGCAGTGAAGGAGACACACGAGAACATACAACTAAAAGGCAGACAACTCCACATTCTAAGTTATGAACATCCAGAGAACTCAACATTCTAATGTATGAAGCTGCTTTTATTGGCTCCCTGAAGGTATGAGGGCTATTATTTCCCCAAATCAGAAGCATGCCTCATTTTGTACGCGtatcttttagttttttatttgctGCTTTCCTAAACTTGGGGACATATAGAATTGTACTTAAGATTTTAGGTTACCATTTAAACACTGTGAATGTGATTTCTTaagatacacattttaaagatttatttatttattttggtggggggacgggcagagggagagggagagaatctcaagcagaatccctgctgggcacagagcctgatcCCACCACATGGAGATCATGAccgagcccaaatcaagagtctgacactcaacccaCAGAGGCATCCCaagatacacatttttattaaatgaatctCTATCACTTTTTGAAATATGCCTTGCACTAATGAATCTTGTAAAATCAAAGATTCACCACTAAAAGGAATCCCCATACAATACATGGCTAACCTAAAGAATTCTTTAAAGTACACAGTGAAAAAGTCAAATACTATAGCTGGACTAACAGTAGATTTCTGAAGTTATTATGGTATTAGAAAGATTCACTTTGGATTTTTTAATTGCTAGTGATAGCACAATATAGAGCCAATAGCGCTCGATTTTCTTGCTATGTAATAACCAGTGACCACTGATGGTAATGTGGAACATTTCCTGCTAGTTAttcattgacttaaaaaaaaaaaaggcactttttCCAGAGACTGGGCAGGAGATAAGATGTCAAGAAGTAATAAGTagcaaaatgaaagaggagaatgCAAAGgaaccaaaagagaaaacagtaaagtgattttttttttccctgtgtatgCAGATGGACAGGAAAATTATAGCAGTAATTGCAGACTTCTTTTCACCAAAGACAGCCTGGCCTTGGGGAATTCGAGTATGAGAGAAAATGTCCAATGAAACTGCATTCTCATCCAGGCCCCACCTGACTTGCTGGATATTGCTTTGGCCAAGGTCATTTAccctttctgtgccttagtttccttaaaTGTTAAAGAGATGGTTTGCTTCTTTGAGCTACTGGAAAGATGAATGAGATAAAGCTTCAGGAGGCACCCAAGACTGGTCAGAAAAGGTGTTATAGGAATATCAAGTAGTACTATTATTACTGAACTGTGTATCCTGTTGGAATGAGTCATCTTGCTGCGAAGATGCATAAACAATTTCAAGTGTGGCAGAGGACCAGAGACAAAGAGGCAAGTACTCCCAGGTGGTGTCAGGGGAGATCTCAGTTGCATTGAAATCTGCCCTTTGCTTGTTTAAGGAACAAAAAAGGGGTGGGGTACAGAGTAAACAAGACTTAATAAGTACAGCAAGGTGGCTATacaaatagactttttaaaatctggagCTCGTTTGAATACAGGCTTTGTCACTtacttctgtgaccttgggcaagttattgtttctttaaacttcattttttgcatctgtaaaatggggattatcaTAGCATCCACAGGGTTGTTGTGGGGATTTTAAAATGTGCACGGTTGCAAGGACTCTATAAAGTTGGCCATCATTGTAATTTATGGGAGATAGGGGAAAGTAGAAATCCAGATTGATAATAAgccaatcttaaaaaaataagagaaaaagtcaaggttttattttacaaaacattATATGATTGAAGGGGCCTAGGAAGGAGCAAATTTGTTTTGTCAAGTCTGAATCTACTCATATTTCATGGGCCCACGGTAACTAGTCAAACCTTTGATATCTGGCACACAAAACACAAATAGGAAAAGCCTTCCGtgtgctttaataaaacagttttctattttaaagagatatatatgtatttttttaaaaatctctgataTCCAATAgctataaaaaaaacaaagctcagCTGCTGTGTTCCTGTTGTTCTAAAGAGAGAGCAATCTGGGGCGCAGGGATTACGCTCCCTTTGACTCCTGCTCTAGGCTGGGAAGCCTTCGGGCAAAGCCCTGGGGGCAGGACgcggtttctttctttcttttttttttttttttttttttaatcgatcCCGGAACCTTCGttcgggcggggtgggggagcgCAGGAGGGGCGCGAGGGAGGGGTCTGGCCGCGGGGCGCGGCGCCACTCGCCCATCCCCCGAGCGCGCGGCTGGGCGGCCGGCCGGCGGCGGCGAAAGATGCGGAGGGGCGGCGACGCGGGCCCGACCTAgccggggcggcggggcgggcgccGCCCGAGGGGGTAGGGCGCGCGCGGGGGCGCGCCGGGCCGGGGAGGCGCGCTCCGGCCGCGCTCGCTCCGCGCTCTCTTCGCTCCcttcgctcgctcgctcgctcgcttgctccctcctccctcggCAGCCGCGGCGGCAGGCAGGagaaggcggcggcggcggctggggATCAGACATGGCGGCGGATCTGAACCTGGAGTGGATCTGCTCTCTGCCCCGGTCCTGGACTTACGGGATCACCAGGGGCGGCCGAGTCTTCTTCATCAAGTAAAGAACAGGGGGCGGCGGGGGACCGGAGGGTGCGGGAGGCTggcgggagaggaagagggagccgGGTCTGCGCCGCTTCAGCCCCTTTGGCTCCTCCGGCGCCCCCACTCACGCTCcgtctctgccccttctctcatCCCTGCAGCGAGGAGGCGAAGAGCACCACCTGGCTGCACCCCGTCACCGGCGAGGCCGTGGTTACCGGACACCGGCGGCAGAGCACAGGTAACGCTGAGCCCGGCCGGGCCCGAGCGGAGCTGGGCTCCGCCGGGAGGAGGCGGCAGAGCCCCGGCCGCCCGCCTCCCCGCAACCTGCCCCAGCCGCTGTCCCCGGGAGGCGGCGAGGTGGGGCGGAGGCCGGCGGGGGCGGCCGCAGGTAAAGAGGGGCGGCGGGAGCCCCGCCGCGGGAGTTCTCTCGAGTCTCTGAACGCTTCTCTTTCCTTAGCCTTTCATCGCCACTTGGAGACGGCGCCCTCTTCCTGGGCCCTCTCCCGCTTCCCAACCTGGACACCTCCTCCCCCCCGCCC
The window above is part of the Ursus arctos isolate Adak ecotype North America unplaced genomic scaffold, UrsArc2.0 scaffold_26, whole genome shotgun sequence genome. Proteins encoded here:
- the PLEKHA5 gene encoding pleckstrin homology domain-containing family A member 5 isoform X10, which gives rise to MAADLNLEWICSLPRSWTYGITRGGRVFFINEEAKSTTWLHPVTGEAVVTGHRRQSTDLPTGWEEAYTFEGARYYIKI